In a single window of the Papaver somniferum cultivar HN1 chromosome 8, ASM357369v1, whole genome shotgun sequence genome:
- the LOC113304191 gene encoding uncharacterized protein LOC113304191 isoform X2 has product MPITRSQERGVSPHVWQSSDAGIPLKKRKFMFVRQPSPEPELKSSPRLESREEEQSVGNTSDASCPTEFSGLHSCVSTEKSVPEESIPGKEEEGSAGGNVSLALNASGLTEVNGFHGCSSIEESISGKGEEGSAGTNVSLALTASGPTEFNGFHGCSSIEESIPGNIEEGGNVSLALTASSPTEFSGFHGSSNSALTVSAGIGSELSLQLAPSINPVPETGKEEVIRKADCSMGVETDNSTNSIKTELLFVSKVSADMASAGEQTQRVCKDQDKLDPNKWNLGLPNGQKFSSSSDLKLGLNSAHDANRTHWDLNTTMETWEGSLKGAASVGRNGCINAVDDVSTRDMKPVIGSSQMVISKAEGSNVDLGKKIFNKSKQQCGPDDLLRLGVHPSVPQSGLSLGLPYLPKQVDSSRVSSNLKLSERLVPPPKANRIVKSEPSDEGSRLEPVVKPIPPKTVPLQGRTAETPKAAKFLPNYVNLRTLKSEPGQGVCVENPKRVEIRPLNSLVPTPSVAVASDTRTPVEEGISHALQFPVAGLSNLNQQGGRKVEPVAKLIPTKIVQSQGCTAETHMPTKIVQTSVNLRAVKSEPGQVVCAENPKGVEKLCMQSEICPLNSVVHTPPVAVASDPGTAITEGISPALQLPIAGVSNSNTKEAADRALLPAKKEMLLCGGVEQGATNNVPAAVGSLSQIASPDGKESKSADDSIGLPEKECPDVANPDDTESNLMDGHHSKPLENREASASDKKVDIPAEEEYPSGNDCTSDGNQDTNAHGVENNDCENGEAQKTLEHSAIEEEKSESILLDRKEEQCHSGVAFFNVPLPVESSIARNQEEEFIKYVRQLDQAERELQRGNIMTLASDVVTNTYTGFTSSYGMDMAVALQENFNKKVSYLGAGSSVFSKTESHVNNEEIAKDVNVGGNKSRIINLPRASSNVSQSGESGKIPIEGMVLSTRNHGEGSNNAEFEGEKFRGRGSREGRYMDPRFERKRNRDHQPFRSSGSEFRHSRGRVDNRVRNVRSEWDPEFSTEHGHGHSNFRFTRSKDNISAKYEGSDFVPRGGRTVGTGRGRGRRKSLDNELQSYRHPPSRRRSPGEREGPVSRGVRIRRGPRDISPDRCIPEDDPDLIGLRHEEKFIRVLPGEVINKKFSRSQPQYERLQDSFLHGNQSFLPMQRRIPQHMPQIHSKSPPRSRTRSPGPWLSPRRRSPDEFVGHPDLNNCRSPRLYRIERMTSPQRHPCYAEGMVVRRNGSPPQYVTRPCNDSREMGSSRDLDHPRSYMRSRSPAGQIVPRNARRFVVDPRERPETDELFAEAIHSSRFHDLLVSNGGEDDRRNGIERPGPVRSFHPPYNDNSDVANFHHHDEDGPPSRPYRFIAEVDGEIHERGNTRGRRFERGSVRGRGFERQIKNQPDKAPPRTRSAEEQEESYWQSEQQNWHEMSPF; this is encoded by the exons ATGCCAATAACTAGATCTCAAGAG CGAGGAGTTAGTCCCCATGTTTGGCAATCTAGTGATGCAGGTATTCCTCTCAAGAAAAGGAAGTTTATGTTTGTCAGGCAGCCATCACCAGAGCCTGAATTAAAGTCTTCGCCTAGATTGGAATCTCGTGAGGAAGAACAGAGTGTTGGAAATACTTCAGATGCAAGTTGTCCCACAGAATTTAGTGGGCTTCATAGTTGTGTTAGTACTGAGAAATCTGTACCCGAGGAATCTATACCggggaaagaagaagagggttcTGCTGGCGGAAATGTTAGCTTGGCTCTGAATGCAAGTGGTCTGACAGAAGTTAATGGGTTTCATGGTTGTAGTAGTATCGAGGAATCTATATCGGGGAAAGGAGAAGAGGGCTCTGCTGGCACAAATGTTAGCTTGGCTCTGACAGCAAGTGGCCCAACAGAATTTAATGGGTTTCATGGTTGTAGTAGTATTGAAGAATCTATACCAGGGAACATAGAAGAGGGCGGAAATGTTAGCTTGGCTCTGACTGCAAGTAGTCCGACAGAATTTAGTGGTTTTCATGGTTCTAGTAATAGTGCGCTGACTGTTTCAGCAGGTATTGGTTCTGAACTGAGTTTGCAATTGGCACCTTCCATAAATCCTGTACCAGAAACAGGGAAAGAAGAAGTGATTAGAAAAGCCGATTGTAGCATGGGTGTCGAAACTGATAATTCTACAAACTCAATAAAGACTGAATTGCTATTTGTTTCCAAAGTGTCAGCAGATATGGCTTCAGCTGGTGAACAGACTCAAAGGGTATGCAAGGATCAGGATAAATTAGATCCCAATAAATGGAACTTGGGGTTGCCCAACGGTCAAAAATTCAGTAGTAGTAGTGATTTGAAGTTGGGCTTAAACAGTGCTCATGATGCAAATAGGACACACTGGGATTTGAACACTACGATGGAGACATGGGAGGGATCTCTGAAAGGTGCAGCTTCTGTTGGTAGGAACGGTTGTATTAATGCAGTAGATGACGTAAGCACACGTGATATGAAGCCTGTGATAGGCTCATCTCAGATGGTTATTAGTAAAGCAGAGGGCAGTAATGTTGATTTAGGAAAGAAGATTTTTAACAAGAGTAAGCAACAGTGTGGACCGGATGATCTCCTTCGTTTAGGGGTACATCCTTCGGTTCCTCAGTCAGGTTTGAGTCTAGGACTCCCGTATCTCCCGAAACAAGTAGATTCAAGTAGAGTGTCATCTAATTTGAAGTTATCTGAACGGCTGGTGCCACCACCTAAAGCCAATAGAATTGTCAAATCTGAACCATCTGATGAGGGTAGTAGACTTGAACCTGTAGTAAAACCGATACCTCCAAAAACAGTTCCATTGCAGGGGCGTACTGCTGAAACACCTAAAGCCGCAAAATTTTTACCAAATTATGTAAACCTTAGAACACTCAAATCCGAACCAGGTCAGGGTGTTTGCGTTGAAAACCCCAAGAGAGTAGAAATTCGTCCTCTTAACTCTTTGGTGCCCACTCCTtctgttgctgttgcttctgaCACAAGAACACCTGTAGAGGAAGGAATTTCACATGCCTTACAGTTTCCTGTTGCGGGGTTGTCAAATCTGAACCAACAAGGAGGTCGTAAAGTTGAACCTGTAGCAAAACTGATACCTACAAAAATAGTACAATCACAGGGGTGTACTGCAGAAACTCACATGCCCACAAAAATTGTACAGACTTCTGTAAACCTAAGAGCAGTCAAATCCGAACCAGGTCAGGTTGTTTGCGCTGAAAACCCAAAGGGAGTAGAAAAATTGTGTATGCAATCAGAGATTTGTCCTCTTAACTCTGTGGTGCACACTCCTcctgttgctgttgcttctgaCCCAGGAACAGCTATAACTGAAGGAATTTCACCTGCTTTACAGCTTCCTATTGCAGGGGTGTCTAATTCTAATACCAAAGAGGCAGCAGACCGTGCTCTACTACCCGCCAAGAAAGAAATGTTATTGTGTGGGGGTGTAGAGCAGGGAGCAACTAACAATGTTCCTGCTGCTGTAGGATCGCTCTCCCAAATAGCGAGTCCTGATggaaaagaatcaaaatcagCTGATGATTCTATTGGTCTGCCGGAAAAAGAATGTCCGGATGTTGCTAATCCAGATGATACAGAATCAAATTTGATGGATGGGCATCATTCCAAACCTCTTGAAAATAGAGAGGCATCTGCAAGTGATAAGAAGGTTGACATTCCTGCTGAGGAGGAGTATCCGTCTGGAAATGATTGCACATCGGATGGTAATCAAGATACTAATGCACATGGCGTGGAAAATAATGACTGTGAAAATGGAGAGGCTCAAAAAACTTTGGAGCATAGTGCAATTGAAGAAG AAAAATCTGAGAGCATATTGCTAGACCGAAAGGAGGAACAGTGCCACAGTGGTGTGGCGTTTTTTAATGTACCTCTGCCAGTTGAATCATCAATTGCCAGAAATCAGGAGGAGGAATTCATTAAGTATGTTAGACAACTGGATCAGGCAGAGCGAGAACTTCAAAGAGGTAATATAATGACATTGGCTTCTGATGTAGTAACAAACACATACACAGGATTTACCTCAAGTTATGGTATGGATATGGCAGTTGCTTTACAAGAGAATTTCAATAAAAAAGTAAGTTATTTGGGTGCAGGTTCTTCGGTTTTCTCAAAGACAGAATCACATGTGAATAATGAAGAAATAGCTAAAGATGTTAATGTTGGAGGGAATAAAAGCAGGATTATAAATTTGCCTCGGGCATCATCTAATGTGTCACAATCAGGTGAATCTGGAAAGATTCCCATCGAAGGCATGGTTTTGTCAACGCGGAATCATGGGGAAGGATCTAACAATGCAGAATTTGAGGGTGAAAAATTCCGTGGACGGGGAAGCAG AGAAGGTAGGTACATGGATCCCAGATTCGAAAGAAAGAGGAATCGAGATCATCAGCCATTTCGTAGCAGTGGATCTGAATTTAGGCATAGCAGAGGAAGGGTTGATAACCGAGTACGAAATGTGCGTAGTGAATGGGATCCTGAGTTTTCTACAGAACATGGTCATGGGCATTCTAATTTTCGCTTTACTAGGTCCAAAGATAATATTTCTGCTAAATATGAGGGCAGTGATTTTGTTCCACGAGGTGGGAGGACTGTTGGTACTGGTAGGGGAAGGGGAAGGAGGAAATCCTTAGATAATGAGTTGCAAAGTTACCGCCATCCACCTTCTAGGAGGCGATCTCCTGGTGAGAGAGAGGGGCCTGTGTCACGCGGTGTGCGAATTCGAAGGGGTCCAAGAGATATTAGCCCAGATAGATGTATTCCTGAAGATGATCCTGATTTGATTGGATTGCGACATGAAGAGAAGTTCATAAGGGTTTTGCCAGGCGAGGTAATCAATAAAAAATTTTCACGTTCTCAACCTCAATATGAGAGATTACAAGATTCTTTTCTCCATGGAAACCAAAGTTTTTTACCCATGCAGAGGCGGATACCTCAACATATGCCTCAAATTCACTCAAAATCTCCTCCAAGATCCAGAACACGCTCTCCTGGCCCTTGGTTGTCACCTAGAAGAAGGTCGCCTGATGAGTTTGTTGGACATCCAGATCTGAATAATTGCCGCTCGCCTCGGCTTTACAGGATAGAAAGGATGACATCTCCTCAACGGCATCCATGTTATGCTGAAGGAATGGTGGTTAGAAGGAATGGTTCTCCTCCACAATACGTTACCCGACCATGTAATGACTCGAGAGAGATGGGTTCATCAAGAGATCTTGATCATCCACGGTCATATATGCGCAGTAGGAGTCCTGCTGGACAGATTGTCCCTAGGAATGCCAGAAGGTTTGTTGTAGACCCACGAGAAAGGCCGGAAACTGATGAATTATTTGCTGAAGCAATTCACTCCAGTAGATTTCATGATTTATTAGTAAGTAATGGAGGTGAGGATGATAGAAGAAATGGCATTGAGAGACCTGGTCCTGTTAGGTCATTTCATCCTCCTTACAATGATAATTCTGATGTAGCAAACTTCCATCATCATGACGAAGATGGCCCTCCTAGTAGGCCTTACAGATTCATAGCAGAAGTTGATGGTGAAATTCATGAGAGAGGAAATACAAGGGGAAGAAGATTTGAAAGAGGAAGTGTAAGAGGAAGAGGGTTTGAAAGACAGATTAAAAACCAACCAGATAAGGCTCCACCCAGGACAAGGAGCGCTGAAGAGCAAGAAGAAAGTTACTGGCAAAGTGAGCAGCAAAATTGGCACGAGATGTCTCCCTTTTGA
- the LOC113304191 gene encoding uncharacterized protein LOC113304191 isoform X1: MPITRSQERGVSPHVWQSSDAGIPLKKRKFMFVRQPSPEPELKSSPRLESREEEQSVGNTSDASCPTEFSGLHSCVSTEKSVPEESIPGKEEEGSAGGNVSLALNASGLTEVNGFHGCSSIEESISGKGEEGSAGTNVSLALTASGPTEFNGFHGCSSIEESIPGNIEEGGNVSLALTASSPTEFSGFHGSSNSALTVSAGIGSELSLQLAPSINPVPETGKEEVIRKADCSMGVETDNSTNSIKTELLFVSKVSADMASAGEQTQRVCKDQDKLDPNKWNLGLPNGQKFSSSSDLKLGLNSAHDANRTHWDLNTTMETWEGSLKGAASVGRNGCINAVDDVSTRDMKPVIGSSQMVISKAEGSNVDLGKKIFNKSKQQCGPDDLLRLGVHPSVPQSGLSLGLPYLPKQVDSSRVSSNLKLSERLVPPPKANRIVKSEPSDEGSRLEPVVKPIPPKTVPLQGRTAETPKAAKFLPNYVNLRTLKSEPGQGVCVENPKRVEIRPLNSLVPTPSVAVASDTRTPVEEGISHALQFPVAGLSNLNQQGGRKVEPVAKLIPTKIVQSQGCTAETHMPTKIVQTSVNLRAVKSEPGQVVCAENPKGVEKLCMQSEICPLNSVVHTPPVAVASDPGTAITEGISPALQLPIAGVSNSNTKEAADRALLPAKKEMLLCGGVEQGATNNVPAAVGSLSQIASPDGKESKSADDSIGLPEKECPDVANPDDTESNLMDGHHSKPLENREASASDKKVDIPAEEEYPSGNDCTSDGNQDTNAHGVENNDCENGEAQKTLEHSAIEEGIGIRQVLDGARNLLDDNRESASDVDMDISESDDCAEKSESILLDRKEEQCHSGVAFFNVPLPVESSIARNQEEEFIKYVRQLDQAERELQRGNIMTLASDVVTNTYTGFTSSYGMDMAVALQENFNKKVSYLGAGSSVFSKTESHVNNEEIAKDVNVGGNKSRIINLPRASSNVSQSGESGKIPIEGMVLSTRNHGEGSNNAEFEGEKFRGRGSREGRYMDPRFERKRNRDHQPFRSSGSEFRHSRGRVDNRVRNVRSEWDPEFSTEHGHGHSNFRFTRSKDNISAKYEGSDFVPRGGRTVGTGRGRGRRKSLDNELQSYRHPPSRRRSPGEREGPVSRGVRIRRGPRDISPDRCIPEDDPDLIGLRHEEKFIRVLPGEVINKKFSRSQPQYERLQDSFLHGNQSFLPMQRRIPQHMPQIHSKSPPRSRTRSPGPWLSPRRRSPDEFVGHPDLNNCRSPRLYRIERMTSPQRHPCYAEGMVVRRNGSPPQYVTRPCNDSREMGSSRDLDHPRSYMRSRSPAGQIVPRNARRFVVDPRERPETDELFAEAIHSSRFHDLLVSNGGEDDRRNGIERPGPVRSFHPPYNDNSDVANFHHHDEDGPPSRPYRFIAEVDGEIHERGNTRGRRFERGSVRGRGFERQIKNQPDKAPPRTRSAEEQEESYWQSEQQNWHEMSPF; this comes from the exons ATGCCAATAACTAGATCTCAAGAG CGAGGAGTTAGTCCCCATGTTTGGCAATCTAGTGATGCAGGTATTCCTCTCAAGAAAAGGAAGTTTATGTTTGTCAGGCAGCCATCACCAGAGCCTGAATTAAAGTCTTCGCCTAGATTGGAATCTCGTGAGGAAGAACAGAGTGTTGGAAATACTTCAGATGCAAGTTGTCCCACAGAATTTAGTGGGCTTCATAGTTGTGTTAGTACTGAGAAATCTGTACCCGAGGAATCTATACCggggaaagaagaagagggttcTGCTGGCGGAAATGTTAGCTTGGCTCTGAATGCAAGTGGTCTGACAGAAGTTAATGGGTTTCATGGTTGTAGTAGTATCGAGGAATCTATATCGGGGAAAGGAGAAGAGGGCTCTGCTGGCACAAATGTTAGCTTGGCTCTGACAGCAAGTGGCCCAACAGAATTTAATGGGTTTCATGGTTGTAGTAGTATTGAAGAATCTATACCAGGGAACATAGAAGAGGGCGGAAATGTTAGCTTGGCTCTGACTGCAAGTAGTCCGACAGAATTTAGTGGTTTTCATGGTTCTAGTAATAGTGCGCTGACTGTTTCAGCAGGTATTGGTTCTGAACTGAGTTTGCAATTGGCACCTTCCATAAATCCTGTACCAGAAACAGGGAAAGAAGAAGTGATTAGAAAAGCCGATTGTAGCATGGGTGTCGAAACTGATAATTCTACAAACTCAATAAAGACTGAATTGCTATTTGTTTCCAAAGTGTCAGCAGATATGGCTTCAGCTGGTGAACAGACTCAAAGGGTATGCAAGGATCAGGATAAATTAGATCCCAATAAATGGAACTTGGGGTTGCCCAACGGTCAAAAATTCAGTAGTAGTAGTGATTTGAAGTTGGGCTTAAACAGTGCTCATGATGCAAATAGGACACACTGGGATTTGAACACTACGATGGAGACATGGGAGGGATCTCTGAAAGGTGCAGCTTCTGTTGGTAGGAACGGTTGTATTAATGCAGTAGATGACGTAAGCACACGTGATATGAAGCCTGTGATAGGCTCATCTCAGATGGTTATTAGTAAAGCAGAGGGCAGTAATGTTGATTTAGGAAAGAAGATTTTTAACAAGAGTAAGCAACAGTGTGGACCGGATGATCTCCTTCGTTTAGGGGTACATCCTTCGGTTCCTCAGTCAGGTTTGAGTCTAGGACTCCCGTATCTCCCGAAACAAGTAGATTCAAGTAGAGTGTCATCTAATTTGAAGTTATCTGAACGGCTGGTGCCACCACCTAAAGCCAATAGAATTGTCAAATCTGAACCATCTGATGAGGGTAGTAGACTTGAACCTGTAGTAAAACCGATACCTCCAAAAACAGTTCCATTGCAGGGGCGTACTGCTGAAACACCTAAAGCCGCAAAATTTTTACCAAATTATGTAAACCTTAGAACACTCAAATCCGAACCAGGTCAGGGTGTTTGCGTTGAAAACCCCAAGAGAGTAGAAATTCGTCCTCTTAACTCTTTGGTGCCCACTCCTtctgttgctgttgcttctgaCACAAGAACACCTGTAGAGGAAGGAATTTCACATGCCTTACAGTTTCCTGTTGCGGGGTTGTCAAATCTGAACCAACAAGGAGGTCGTAAAGTTGAACCTGTAGCAAAACTGATACCTACAAAAATAGTACAATCACAGGGGTGTACTGCAGAAACTCACATGCCCACAAAAATTGTACAGACTTCTGTAAACCTAAGAGCAGTCAAATCCGAACCAGGTCAGGTTGTTTGCGCTGAAAACCCAAAGGGAGTAGAAAAATTGTGTATGCAATCAGAGATTTGTCCTCTTAACTCTGTGGTGCACACTCCTcctgttgctgttgcttctgaCCCAGGAACAGCTATAACTGAAGGAATTTCACCTGCTTTACAGCTTCCTATTGCAGGGGTGTCTAATTCTAATACCAAAGAGGCAGCAGACCGTGCTCTACTACCCGCCAAGAAAGAAATGTTATTGTGTGGGGGTGTAGAGCAGGGAGCAACTAACAATGTTCCTGCTGCTGTAGGATCGCTCTCCCAAATAGCGAGTCCTGATggaaaagaatcaaaatcagCTGATGATTCTATTGGTCTGCCGGAAAAAGAATGTCCGGATGTTGCTAATCCAGATGATACAGAATCAAATTTGATGGATGGGCATCATTCCAAACCTCTTGAAAATAGAGAGGCATCTGCAAGTGATAAGAAGGTTGACATTCCTGCTGAGGAGGAGTATCCGTCTGGAAATGATTGCACATCGGATGGTAATCAAGATACTAATGCACATGGCGTGGAAAATAATGACTGTGAAAATGGAGAGGCTCAAAAAACTTTGGAGCATAGTGCAATTGAAGAAGGTATTGGGATACGTCAAGTACTTGACGGTGCCAGAAATTTGCTTGATGATAACCGGGAATCTGCGTCAGATGTTGACATGGACATTTCTGAATCTGATGATTGTGCAGAAAAATCTGAGAGCATATTGCTAGACCGAAAGGAGGAACAGTGCCACAGTGGTGTGGCGTTTTTTAATGTACCTCTGCCAGTTGAATCATCAATTGCCAGAAATCAGGAGGAGGAATTCATTAAGTATGTTAGACAACTGGATCAGGCAGAGCGAGAACTTCAAAGAGGTAATATAATGACATTGGCTTCTGATGTAGTAACAAACACATACACAGGATTTACCTCAAGTTATGGTATGGATATGGCAGTTGCTTTACAAGAGAATTTCAATAAAAAAGTAAGTTATTTGGGTGCAGGTTCTTCGGTTTTCTCAAAGACAGAATCACATGTGAATAATGAAGAAATAGCTAAAGATGTTAATGTTGGAGGGAATAAAAGCAGGATTATAAATTTGCCTCGGGCATCATCTAATGTGTCACAATCAGGTGAATCTGGAAAGATTCCCATCGAAGGCATGGTTTTGTCAACGCGGAATCATGGGGAAGGATCTAACAATGCAGAATTTGAGGGTGAAAAATTCCGTGGACGGGGAAGCAG AGAAGGTAGGTACATGGATCCCAGATTCGAAAGAAAGAGGAATCGAGATCATCAGCCATTTCGTAGCAGTGGATCTGAATTTAGGCATAGCAGAGGAAGGGTTGATAACCGAGTACGAAATGTGCGTAGTGAATGGGATCCTGAGTTTTCTACAGAACATGGTCATGGGCATTCTAATTTTCGCTTTACTAGGTCCAAAGATAATATTTCTGCTAAATATGAGGGCAGTGATTTTGTTCCACGAGGTGGGAGGACTGTTGGTACTGGTAGGGGAAGGGGAAGGAGGAAATCCTTAGATAATGAGTTGCAAAGTTACCGCCATCCACCTTCTAGGAGGCGATCTCCTGGTGAGAGAGAGGGGCCTGTGTCACGCGGTGTGCGAATTCGAAGGGGTCCAAGAGATATTAGCCCAGATAGATGTATTCCTGAAGATGATCCTGATTTGATTGGATTGCGACATGAAGAGAAGTTCATAAGGGTTTTGCCAGGCGAGGTAATCAATAAAAAATTTTCACGTTCTCAACCTCAATATGAGAGATTACAAGATTCTTTTCTCCATGGAAACCAAAGTTTTTTACCCATGCAGAGGCGGATACCTCAACATATGCCTCAAATTCACTCAAAATCTCCTCCAAGATCCAGAACACGCTCTCCTGGCCCTTGGTTGTCACCTAGAAGAAGGTCGCCTGATGAGTTTGTTGGACATCCAGATCTGAATAATTGCCGCTCGCCTCGGCTTTACAGGATAGAAAGGATGACATCTCCTCAACGGCATCCATGTTATGCTGAAGGAATGGTGGTTAGAAGGAATGGTTCTCCTCCACAATACGTTACCCGACCATGTAATGACTCGAGAGAGATGGGTTCATCAAGAGATCTTGATCATCCACGGTCATATATGCGCAGTAGGAGTCCTGCTGGACAGATTGTCCCTAGGAATGCCAGAAGGTTTGTTGTAGACCCACGAGAAAGGCCGGAAACTGATGAATTATTTGCTGAAGCAATTCACTCCAGTAGATTTCATGATTTATTAGTAAGTAATGGAGGTGAGGATGATAGAAGAAATGGCATTGAGAGACCTGGTCCTGTTAGGTCATTTCATCCTCCTTACAATGATAATTCTGATGTAGCAAACTTCCATCATCATGACGAAGATGGCCCTCCTAGTAGGCCTTACAGATTCATAGCAGAAGTTGATGGTGAAATTCATGAGAGAGGAAATACAAGGGGAAGAAGATTTGAAAGAGGAAGTGTAAGAGGAAGAGGGTTTGAAAGACAGATTAAAAACCAACCAGATAAGGCTCCACCCAGGACAAGGAGCGCTGAAGAGCAAGAAGAAAGTTACTGGCAAAGTGAGCAGCAAAATTGGCACGAGATGTCTCCCTTTTGA